Genomic window (Halomicroarcula saliterrae):
TGATCTGTCCGTCACCGTTGACGTCCTCGTACAGGCTATCGTTGTTCGGATCAGTCGGTTGGTTCCCGACGACTGCATACGGCAAGCCGGGATTAGTTCGTTGGCCCAGCGAATCAATCTGGCTGGCGTTGGGCTCCGTTGAATTGTTCCATGTCATCTGGGATACCCCACCGCCGGTGGGTTGATTCCCGGCGACGCCCGTAGTGAGTTGGTTACCAGCGCCGATGGCCTGATTGCCAGCGTTTCCCACCTGGCCCGGCAGACCCCCGCCACCGGCACTCAGCCCAGACACAGGTCCCATAGTAATCAGTAGCAATGCCCCAAAGACCGCCTGTAGCTTCTGTCGCTGAGTCCCTGTCATCGAAGTTCCCCACAGTAGGTCCCGCAGTTATATTCATGAGATAACTCAAAGTATTTAAATTATCTAGATGTATATTTACTATCATAGATTGGGGCACTCACCAGCACTCGGTGTGGGGATAGCAGTCGTTATCGCAATTACAGCAGGCGTAGTACTTGGGGGTTGGCGGCCACTGTGGCCGTCCAACCCAAGTCGACGACGGTCACAACCGGCGAGACGATGACCGTGGGTATCGCCGCCGAGTCGGCCGACGACGGCGTCGGTTCGGTCGATCTCGAACTCACAGTGGCCGACGCCGAGATGAGCTGTGGTCGTCGTCTTGTCGGTGCTGCCTGTATCGAGGAACGCGGCGGCGCCTAGTATCTCGCTCGCTGTGTGACCTATAGTAATTCCCATAGCATTTGCTGTAGGATTAAATCTACGTCTGAAACCTGTTGAAAATGGAATATAGGGATTCCTATAGGGGACGCTGTAGAACGTATCTCGGTTTTATGCAATATCTAGTTACAGAGTTTCGAGGCGAAAACCCACGACTTCAGTCGTTGGGATTCAGTGTAGACTCCCGGCCTGGTCTCTGACCAGCCAGGAGAATAGCTTCCGTTCACGTTAACATTCCGCTGTATAAACCCGGGCTTCATCCAGAACCCAATCTCGGACAGTTTGCTCCTGTCATTGCGCTTGGTTTGCGAGATGGCTCCGAGAATCTTACCGAAGTTGATCCCGCTGCTCGGACAGGAACAAAACAAGGTCGTCGATTGCGTCCGCTGGCAGCTCCTGCTGTCGGAACACACCCTTGAACGAATCTTCGAACCCGTCCTGCTGGAGTCGATCCAGCACCATCTCGATCTGGCCATCGAGCTTCTCCTGATCACCCCGGTTGATGTGCCGCTCGACGCGGTCGAACTCCGCATGCAAGCTGATGACAACGAGATCGCGGGTGTCGGCTTTCCGACCGCTATGGAGTTTCATCGCGAAGAGGAGCGCCGGCTCTGGGATGCGACCATCGAGGTCTTCGGCGACATCGAGCGATTCGATAGTGCTGTATTCGTGGAGATACCGATACGACCACTCCGCATCGGTCTGTCGGCACCCCATTGCGTCGACGAGTGTCTCGAACTTGATTTCGTTCTCCCCGACCTGCTTCGTGTACTGGATCATCCGGCCTTCGTACTCGTTCGAGACATCCTTCTCGAACTGCTTCTTGTATCCGAGGTCACGGAGAAGGGTGTTGTACTCGTCGAGTGCTGTGTCCGGAATCACGGTGTCGATATCGGTTGTAAACCGTGTCTGGAACGCGGAGACGGCCCACCCGCCAACGAGAACGTACGGCAGCTCAGCGTCCTGTACCGCACGGTGCGTGTCGATGAGTTCGGATTGACGCTCGGAGAGACTCATTTTATTACCTCTGTTAGTCCGCGCTCATCGCGCTGTGGTGTGACGCGTCGATGTCCCTATCGTACTCTTTTCCGATGATCTCCAAGGCAGGCTCGTATGCCGGGCGGTTCTCCATCATCTGGTCGACGGCGTCGTCCAACGGAATCACGGGATTGCCGTCGACCCACTCAACGTCGATGCCGTCGGTCTTCGGGAACAACACGTAGTGAACGTTCCCGTCGACATCGCCGGCGTCCGGGCGCTCGTTGATCGTCATGTCGACACCGAACTGCTGGAAGAACGCAATCCAGCGTTCGACGTCACGCTTGTGGACTTCGATGAACACTGGGTAGTCATCGTGGCTGCGGGCGATCTGGTAGCCCCCGTGTGTCCAGACGTACGCAGCGTCGATTTCCGTATACGCAAACTCCATATCGGCGAAGTGCGGGACAACGTACGCATCCTCTTGGGAGATAGTGTCGCGGCTATACAATGCAGCCATCATGTCGGCATACTGCTGGCGCATCTCGTGGTCGGCAATTTGGATTCCATTATCGGTAGTAACGATAATTTCAGTGTCTTCCAACCGCTCAATCCAGTTGTACACCCACGAGTACGAGACGCCGATTTTGCTCGCAACACGATTGATAGAATCGCCACGCTGGACTGCTAAGACTATCTTCGCAGCCGTAGCATCCATTAATTCGGTCATTGTTGGAATTGCCTCCCAGTCCGCGCCGTTGGTATAGCTTCTAGCTATCGCTAGAGAGATAGCGACACATAGAACTTCCGCCCAACGGCGCAGTTGCGGGCTTGTTACTCTCGGAACTCGCTACCACAGGCCGGACAGGTAGGCTCGCCGTCGTCCGTCGACGCCGCCACGCTGAGCTGGCAGTGATTACACCACAGCCGCCGCTCGCAGGTGCCATCTGGCGTGTTGTGGGTCATGGCTGGGGCTACGTGCGCTGAGGGTAAGAGTCTCGATGACTGGTTAACCAACACGCCGGGGTGAACGATTCAGTGTTGGTTAAGGTCTGCTGGTGCTCCTCGAGCCGGTCCGAGAACTGTGTCAGCCACTGTTGGCTAGTTAGGTTGGCGACCGAGTCGGTGCTCCCAAGTTGTCACCACGAATCGATCAACAACCAGTCACCGGCACCTACCTACATGGGCAGTAAGCGTGGGGCTCGCCATATCAGTGTTCGGCGAGGCATGAGCTCGTCAAGCGCTATTCCTCCCAGATTTCCGCTTCGATTTCGAACCCTGGATAGTAAACTCTCGGCACGTCGGATGCAGGCTCCGCTGGAACTGCTGTCAGTTCCTTTCGGCCAGCCGCGGCAAGTACCATCGAATCGAGGATGTCGTTACGACGAACATCTTTCCGGAGATGTTCTCTGCAGGCCTCCTTGTACTGCACCCGTGGGATATCGAGTTCATCGCTCAGCAGATGCATCCGGAAGCGTTGCCCCCGCTGTGATGATTTCGAGTAGGCGATGGGTTGCCCGTTCAGTGCGGCAAAGCACAGTTCTGGATAGCTCTCTCGAATCGAACCATCGTATTCCCACCCAACAATCTCATTCACATCCAGAATTTTGTCGCCGATGCTGTAGGCCTGCATAGAGAGGCCATGGCCGATCTGGTCGTAACGAGCCTCGTTGGCCGTCTCGTAGTCGTCACATTCAACTGCTGTCCGGCATGGCGGGAAGAAGACGGAGTTCCCGCGGCTCCCGAGGAGATCACGTGCGGCGCTATCGCATTGCCGTCGGGCGCCTTCTTGAAACCCAATTGGAATATCGACGAGGACCTGTGCGTCTCCGAGATTGCTGGAGGCGACTTTCTCTAAATTCTCGAAGAGCCTCGTACGTATATCCGTCCCCTCGATAATCGTCGCAAACCACCCACCTGGACAGGCGTCTACGCCGACGACGGTCTAGTTTGTGCTGCTCATTGTCCCGTCATTCTGTTGCGGTGATATCTGCCGTTGTGAGTGCCTGTGCGAGATACTCGATGTCGTCACGAGACTCGAGCTGGTCGAGCCATCGGTCGGGAAGAGCTGTCGCCCCGAAGCGGGCACCGGCCAGCGCGCCTGTGACGGCGCCGAGCGTGTCGGTGTCGCCACCGCGGTTCACCGACGTGACGATGGCCGCTTCTGCGCTGTCAGCTGTCAGCGTGTCGTACAGCGATGTCTGGAGTGTGTGTATCACATAGCCGCTGTTCTCCAACCGGCTCTCGTCGACGAAGTCGGGCACGAGTCGCAATGTTTCTATCAGTTCGTCTGGGGCCTTGTCTTCGAGCCGCGCTATAGCATCGGTGAACGGGTCGTCGTCACCCCGGAGATACCCGGCGAATGTATGGTTGAGAAGCGCACTCCCATACTGACAGCGGGGATCGTAGTGCGTGATAGCTGCGGATTGTGTGCTCACCTGGGTCAGTACGGTCGGCTCATCGGCGAAGGCGACAGCGTGGGGCGCACACCGCATGATGCTGCCGTTGCCAGCGTTGGACCCTTCGGCACGCTGATGCCAGACCTCACGGCCGGCATCCCGCCACGACGTCCCCTCACGGTACTCCCGGATTGCATCGGCAGTCATCAGCCCGATATCGAACGGCCCGTTCTCGTACCACGTCTGGAAGCGGTCAGCGATATCCTGGCCATCGAAGGTTGCCTGCTCGACGAGACTCCGCGCGATGCACAGCGCCATGTCGGTATCATCGGTCACAGTCCCAGCCGGTTGCCTGTGCGTTCCGTGACCGACCATCTCGGTGAGCGTGCCGTACTGGTCTGCGATGGCCTCCGGTGAGCGAAACTCGACAGGACGGCCCAACGCATCGCCGCAGGCAAGCCCGAGGAGTGTCCCGACTGCGGCATCTGCTGAATCCGGCATCTGTCTGTCCTGCTATTGCTGGCAGCTACTTGTAGCTGATACCCTAGGTAACACGGAAAGAGACTGATTGGATGAGGAGTGATTGACTGAAGCGTTGCTTCACGGGTGTGTCAAGCGGTGCCTCGATGACGATGACGCCGAGGCAGAGTTTTTATCGCAAATTTCCGTTGACTAGATTATTTCTGTTGCTCCCGGAACTGTTGAACGGATTGCTTCCGTTTCCACTTCCGGTAAACCGATTAGAATTCGATGAATTTGATCCGGAGTTACCGTTGCTCTTGTGATTCCTAATACGGTATTCTGGTTTTTTGATGGTATATTCTATATTCCCTGCAGCTGTACTGCCGTCAAGGTTTTTGATTCGAACAGAAACATGGTATCTTTCGGGAATATCACCGCTCACCTCCACAAGAGAAATATTGAACCCACTGAGGCTGATTGTGGATGGCTGGTTTGATTTTTCGAAAGGATTCCGGATTTTCAGTAAGTCACCCTCTTCCAGTTGTAAAACAGTGTCCTGTGAATGATTTTTTACTGCTTCTGAAACAGTATTGTAGGGTAATACTGGGGACAATTCTGGGCTCTGTTCGAGGATTATTACGGAGTCACCTTCTGACCCATGCGTGAGGTGAAGATGGTCGGCAGATATATTGGAAGAATGTGTTATGAGATTGCCTCTTGAGTTTACATTGTCGATAGTGACTTGAATGAAATCTGGTGGAGAGTAGTCCGTTTCTAATTCACTCACTTTGGGATATGTTTGCAAACTTAGTGTATAATACTTTGGCTGCAATCAATCATAAATTATCGTCTCCCACTTTCGCCACCGGATGACCGTGAACGGCTTATCTGTGGTGTTGGGTTCTTCTGGGTCGGTGTTTGCTGGCATAGATGACTCTCTTCGTGGCCCCGATCTCCCGCACCGACACAAGTAATCCCCGCGAAGGGGCGCGTGTCCGTCGGCTGCTGGGTCACTCGGTAGTCGATGGGTGCTTCTGGTGTCCGCCCGTGTCTTGGCTGGGCGGGGCGGACACTGGTTCAATGCTCGCGAGCGACAGCGATGGCTCTCGGCAGTGTGGTCGCCGGGAGAAGTGCTGTCGCGGGCGTCAGCCCGTGTTTCGTCGGGAGCGTCTGCTTAGAGTGAAGGGGAATGCAGTATATAAAACGGCGTGACGCGCTGGGCAGGGGGCACGTGTCCTCTTCGTCGATGGATTTAGTAGTACCCACAGAACAGCTCGTGAAACTATCTGTTTCCTCAGGCAGCGCGTCGATACTTTTGTTCCTCGCGTCCGTTGACCCACGCAATTCAAGAGTCACTATGGGACGACAAGAAATCATCCAGCACATCGAAGCCGAACTCTCGGACCGTTCGGAGGAAACCACCGAACCTCAGGAGATCACAGAAACGTTGTGTCAGCACTGCGGGCTCGTGGTCGAGACGGAGGGACAACAGCCGGACGACTATATTGTCCATAGCATTCCCTCACACGGCGACTCGGGCCGGAGTTTCGTGTTCTATTGCGGCCCAAACTGTTTTCAAGACGCGATGGACGAACTACTGGATGTGTAGCCGCTGACAGTCGCCTCTATCGGTAGAGTTGGACGGCCAGCGGTGACGCGCAGTAGTGGTTCGCAGGGGTCCGGAAGACGATTTTCACGTACGGCCCCTTAGTCACGTTCGAGTTCTCGATGGCAGTAACGATGCGTTCCAGACGCTCACGCCGGTTGCCGAAGTTGCCGTTCGTCAGCCCCTGGAGTGCCTGACCCGGTGAGACATTCCGTGCGTTGGCCACGACCGCTCGGACAGCGGGGTCCTGCTGGGCGTGCTGGGCCACCTTGCGGAGTTCCTGGTTGACCATCTGGGAGACGCCCTGTCCGTTGACGACGCCCTTCTGGCCGTGGATGAGGTACGTACTCGGTCCCTGCTTGTACTTCTGGACCATCCCCATCTCGTTGTGCAGGCGCTCGATGCGGTGGTACGATGCTTCAGGACACTGGTTCTTTATGTCCGGTGTCTTGATAGTCGTGTTACTGTCCGTGTGGCCGTTCGTGATGAGGAACTCGACGATGTCGGTGAGTTCCGTCGCTATCTGCAGGTCGGTCTGTGCTCGCTTCTCGATGCCGCTCTTCAGTCGTGTGTAACTCATTTCTTGATGTCTTGTAGTTATATTTCGCCCGTCACAATCGAAGCAGATATACGAAAGCGAGTATAACGCCAAAGTGACGCAACCCCACTACCCCGTACTTCGCGTGCGGGGACAGGAAACGGCCGTTCCAGCGGCCGAGTCCCCGATTCTTCACCAATCTCGTACATATTCTTTAGTTGCTTCTCCTACCGTACACAAGGGGATGTGGGGCCTTAAAATATCGAGTTATTGATACGATTGAAGCGATATAACGGCCTTTTCTGGTCGTTCTGATACGTTCCGTTGAAGAAGCTACCCCAATTGAACCGATTTAATTTCTCATTAAATCGGTCTTCGGCTAACCAGCGATAGGACAACGTTCAGCTAGTTACTATTTTAATGTTACGCAGATACTATATCCACGTGTCAGATTATATCCCGCGACGTGTTCATATCGCTCCGCAAGGATTCGAGGATGAGCGGATCTCTATTCCCGCTATAGAGCGAGATGCAGATATTCTCATTCTCGTCGGGCATGACGAGCCCGATGAAACTGCTGTCCAATGCCGGCAACGGATTATCGACGAGCTGGACGAGCACGGAATCGAGGTCCAGGAGGATGCCACCTGCGACTTGTTCGACCTGAACGACTCGCTTGAGACACTCCTGACGCTAATTCGGGACCGAAACCCCGACGACACGGTTCGGGTGAACATTTCTGCCGGCTCAAAGATCACCGCCATCGCTGGGATGCTCGCTTGTATGTTCACCGGCGCTGACCCCTACTATGTTGTTCCTAAAGGGTACCACGACAACGAGGACGAGGGCGAATACCAGACTGTAAGCCACGGGATGGAGGATATCAAACCCCTCCCTGCGTACCCAGTTACCGAGCCCGACCTCCAGCTCATACAGGTGCTAGCGTTCATCGAAGAAGAGCAGCCTGACGATGGCCCGTATGGCGTGCTTCTGAAAGATATCGGGCGATACCTCCTCGAGCAGGATTTACCCGCTGTACATGGCAGTGACAAATCGCCTGATGAAGCCGAAGATATCTATCCAACAGTCAACGAAAAGATCGTCAACCCACTTCGTCAGCGTCGGCTCATCACTAAGACACGACTTGACGGGGGCACCCAGATACGAACCACGCAGGAGGGCGAGGAGATGCTGGCTCTGGCGGCGAGCCTCACTGGTGAGTAGTCTTCAGACTGGTTGGTTTAATTCGTGGCTCTGCATGAACGAGATATGCCACTGAGTTCGAGTGTACAAATCGCGCTGTCATTGCTGCAAGTGACCGGCCTCCTGCTCCCAATCGTGTTCATCGCGCTCCAACCATTCTATGAGCAGGTCGTTCAAGCCGGTGGTGTGGGTCCGGGTAGTCAACACCCGACCCCTAAGAAGTTTGACTTGTTCCCATCGGATGAAGATGGTAGCCCTGATTCCCTGGTATCCGATAATCCACCACGGGTTATCTACGCAGGTGCCGCAGTGATTGGGTTCTTACTTCTCTCAACAATCTTCGCTGTCCTTCGGATTCTCCTTGCACTCACCGATGATTGGTTAGTTATCCTGAGTGCGTCCTGCCTCCTTTTTGGACTTGCTGGGCTGGGCGTGCTGTATTATTTTATCCGCACTGAGTACCGGACTGTTCTTGACGCGGTATAGCTGTCCGTATACGCCTGTGTCTCATGTAGTGTCTCGGGAGCAGGAAGAGCGATCCAGGAGGGAAATGAGTGGGTTCACTGGTATGTCGCTGGAGATTAGAACGGCCACCGCTCCATGAGAGAGGCGATCATCTGGTCGATCCATGAGTCCAGATGATTTACTCGCTGGTTTGCCTCCCACCGTTCATAATCGATATCCCATCCATCAGTGTGGGCTGCCATCGATTCGACGTGCGCTTGCGCCCAAGTGTCTGCTTGGCTGTCAGAGACAGCAGAATTAGTGCCACTGGATGCATCGATAACTCCTTCTGAAACAATATCAACCGTCGTGACGATGCTCTGGTCGAATCCCTCGGTAAACGCCACTCTGATACCCCAGTGAATCTGGCTCAGAACCCACGAGTATGCCCGCCATCCGATGGAGCGCCCGACGACGTTGATGAGCTGCCGGTTGACCCAGCCGGTCGCACCGTAGGCAACGCGGTAGGACGCACCGATTCCGGCCGTCAGTAGCACGACCTCGGCGACGACCAGTGCCACATTTTGGAACAGTTCGACATAGTCCTTCTCAGATGGAGAGTTCCCCGCATCGATCTGGTCATGGAGCCCACAGCCCGTATCAAGTAGGGCTCTGACACTCGCCACTAGCGGAACGAAACGGGTGACCTCTCTCGCGTCGCCGGCGAGAGACTGAACCTCGTCTGCGATACCGTCCGGAAAGAAATCGACCCAGCTGAGGAAATCCGCGATATCCTCAAGATATCGCAGAATCCAGTTATAGGCGTCTGGGTTGTTCGCTAAGTCGCTCAATCCGATGTCCCCAAGTTCGCTCAGAAATCCATCTTCCTTCCCGCTGTCAACGTCTTCGGGATTATCGAATTTACCGTAGGCATAGCAAATGAAATCCACCGCTTCGTCAACCGCTCCTTCGAGGGCTGTATCGTCCCAGTCGTCATCGAAGAAATCAGCGACAGCAAAGCCAAACGCGTCGATGAAGGACGAGTCAGTCGATTCTCCGGAGGGCGTTATCAAACTCAGTGGCCCGATAGCAGCTGTAGACTGTAGGAATTGCCTTCGCTGCATTCGTTTCACTCTAATTACTCTCTCTGTTGTGATAAGATACGTGACTAGAGGGTTTGACTCATAGTCTTATTTGATAAAATTCTACAGGCACACAAAGCCTCGTAACACCTCTCAGAATCTACTTCGTCGGGGTAGACTGACGGGTAACAAATGGTTAGTAGCTCTTGCACGTATCTCACGACAAATATGGATGCAGAACTCGAACGCCTGATAGACGGCCTCCTAAATGACATAGCTTGCTACAGCTGCGGATCAGAATTCGTCATCCAAGCCAGTCGGCTCACCAGGGAGGACGAGAGGGTGTATACCGCCCCGCATTCCTGTCCTGGATGCGAAGCTGAGTACGAGGTTACAGTTAAAGACGACAATCAACTTCTTACTTATGAGGCCGATCGCCTCGATGAGACTGATGAACATCGAAACATGTTCTCCAGTGCTCGAAAAGAGGGACTCCAGAGACAGACCCATCCCATTAGGGAATTAGTAGAAGGATTCGGCGAACTCAGAGTAGCACTCAACGTGCTTTGGGAGAATCGAGAACGTATTCAGGACGCTTGCGACACCTTCCGAGACGAAGGATTAGACGACAGAAGTGCAGAATTTGACCGAAGGGTCAATACTGACGTACACAATTACATGGCAAGCGCGTATACGTTCAACCAGATTCTCCAAACGATAGACTCGAATATCCCGACCGACGGTCCTGTCGAGGCTGTAAAGGGGGAGTTCGAGGACGAGGAGCGGTTGATACTGGGGCTCAGAGTGTATGCGCAACACAATCTCTCACTCCCCTTCAGCTACGTTCACTTCACCGACGAGAACACAGGTAGTAGAGAAACGACATTGGGTGTGGAGTTAGAAGAAGTGAACGTCATCGAACCCGATATCGATACTTACGGCCCTGATGGGTACAAAGAGGGCTCAGACTACCACTATGAGAACGTCGAAGGCGATACAATCAACATCGAGCGACGTATCGACTTGCACTACGAGGCAGCCAAAGAGTTAGTCGACGCCGTCGGAACATATGCTGAGACAGAGCACGGCGACGAACTGGAAGACTTTCGTGAGGCAACGACGTACGACGCCGGACGGTGACGGGGGGATACAGACGCAACAACGCTATCCGAAAATTATGAGGTGTCACTCTGTGTCCGGTCTCCGAACATACTCATCAAACCAGCGTGATGCATCCATCTGTGAAATCTTTCTCAATTGACGGAGCCGCATAACCTCCTCAGCAATCTTCGACGGCTCCGATGGCAAGTCCCGCAGAACGCCTCTAAGATAATTATTACGCATCACGAGATTTCCGTAGTCGAGCCCGAGATTGGCCTCAATTTCTCGATATTTCGGGAGATTGTCGTGCTGATACTCACGGTAGCCTCGTTCGATACCACCCTCAACAAGTCCTTGCATCAGAATCTGTGTCTCCTGCTTGCCTCCGGCGTGCATACCGTAGCTAAAAAATTCGAAGAGAGACAGCCAGCTCCAGAGCAACTGGTCTACATCTGGATTACTCGAGGTTCGACCCTCTTCGTCCAATCGTCTGCGCTCTCGCGACCACTCGTATGCGGGTTCGAACACTTGGCGGATATCGGTGACTGGGAGGTTCTGGGCAATGATATGGAAGTCGTAAAGCGCGTTCTCGATTCGCTTGCGGATATTGTACCGACGCACGTTCCAAGCGTTCTCGTCGAGGTCGTCACCAACCTTGCCGAGAAGGAGTTCCCGGTCACGTTCGGTCAGGATACCTCGGTCACGCTCAACCCAGTCAAAATTATGAGTCATATATTAGTCTGTTAGCTAATGAAATGCGGATACTACTTAGTTGCAGGGCTTAGGCAACAAATCGGTTAATTTCATCCCTACGCTGGATGGTCGTGTATGTCCGCACTTGGACTGGTTGCGGCGGTAGCGATGTTCGCACTCACAAATGTCGTGGCTGGGATGCTCCCGTTCACGTTCACTGGTAATGCTCAGCTCGCGATCTGGCTGGTAGCGCTAATCGTGGCGATAGCAAGCTACGTGATTGTTGAACAGGCGATGGCAGGTGTCCGTCGGTAAGTTTCGTGAAGCTAGCCGCCGCATCGTCGTCATGGCCTCTCTTCCAGTCACCGGCCACTGACAGCTGTACTAGATGGCCTCGACCCGCACGAAACACCGTATGACCGCGGTTCGAACTCTCACCCCACTCCTACCAGTCCGCTTCGAGCGCTGACTTGGTGAACTTGTCCGATTCGGGGAACCACTTGTTCCCGTCGTGGTAGGCATAGTCGAGCCCCTCGAGCTCCCACAGGATCTGGCCAATCCGGCCGCGCTCGGACCCCGGATTGTCCGGGTCAAATTCATGGAACGGCGAGTCCTCGAACTGGTTTGCCGCTCGGTGGATCACCCGTCGCGCTCGGCCCCGATTCTGCACCAGAGCGCGGAACACGTACCGGTGCTCGTCGGACGGAAGATCGTCCAGCACCTCCTCATAGGATTGGGTCTCTGACTCCTCGTCGGC
Coding sequences:
- a CDS encoding ADP-ribosylglycohydrolase family protein produces the protein MPDSADAAVGTLLGLACGDALGRPVEFRSPEAIADQYGTLTEMVGHGTHRQPAGTVTDDTDMALCIARSLVEQATFDGQDIADRFQTWYENGPFDIGLMTADAIREYREGTSWRDAGREVWHQRAEGSNAGNGSIMRCAPHAVAFADEPTVLTQVSTQSAAITHYDPRCQYGSALLNHTFAGYLRGDDDPFTDAIARLEDKAPDELIETLRLVPDFVDESRLENSGYVIHTLQTSLYDTLTADSAEAAIVTSVNRGGDTDTLGAVTGALAGARFGATALPDRWLDQLESRDDIEYLAQALTTADITATE
- a CDS encoding DUF6293 family protein, giving the protein MSDYIPRRVHIAPQGFEDERISIPAIERDADILILVGHDEPDETAVQCRQRIIDELDEHGIEVQEDATCDLFDLNDSLETLLTLIRDRNPDDTVRVNISAGSKITAIAGMLACMFTGADPYYVVPKGYHDNEDEGEYQTVSHGMEDIKPLPAYPVTEPDLQLIQVLAFIEEEQPDDGPYGVLLKDIGRYLLEQDLPAVHGSDKSPDEAEDIYPTVNEKIVNPLRQRRLITKTRLDGGTQIRTTQEGEEMLALAASLTGE
- a CDS encoding helix-turn-helix domain-containing protein codes for the protein MDATAAKIVLAVQRGDSINRVASKIGVSYSWVYNWIERLEDTEIIVTTDNGIQIADHEMRQQYADMMAALYSRDTISQEDAYVVPHFADMEFAYTEIDAAYVWTHGGYQIARSHDDYPVFIEVHKRDVERWIAFFQQFGVDMTINERPDAGDVDGNVHYVLFPKTDGIDVEWVDGNPVIPLDDAVDQMMENRPAYEPALEIIGKEYDRDIDASHHSAMSAD
- a CDS encoding zinc-ribbon domain-containing protein yields the protein MTHNTPDGTCERRLWCNHCQLSVAASTDDGEPTCPACGSEFRE